A stretch of Dysidea avara chromosome 5, odDysAvar1.4, whole genome shotgun sequence DNA encodes these proteins:
- the LOC136255676 gene encoding uncharacterized protein isoform X1, with amino-acid sequence MGNQPAVPVTVTGMYKDPPPAYTDVNENPPAYDDVCSSSFYSANIPPCNDSTPPTVAVAPLSTGTAVPIVTQSSPPASQQICNSQVERCPEAQRENPSNYRNNAIVAVIFCFPVGIVALIYSFKVDRELKACHYEEATKSSKYANELSQFSNGYGFCFCCIIVPVISGVAAIVAAISYLSME; translated from the exons ATCCACCACCAGCTTACACTGATGTGAATGAGAATCCACCAGCATACGATGATGTGTGTTCATCTAGTTTTTATTCAGCTAATATACCACCATGCAATGATAGTACCCCACCTACTGTTGCTGTAGCACCATTGTCCACTGGTACTGCTGTACCTATAGTGACCCAGAGCTCACCACCAGCATCACAACAAATTTGTAATAGTCAG GTGGAAAGATGTCCAGAAGCCCAACGAGAGAATCCTTCCAACTACAGGAATAATGCTATTGTTGCTGTGATCTTTTGTTTTCCAGTAGGGATTGTGGCACTGATATACTCCTTTAAG GTGGACAGGGAACTCAAAGCTTGTCACTATGAGGAAGCCACAAAATCTTCTAAATATGCTAATGAACTCAGCCAGTTTAGCAATGGATATGgattttgtttttgttgtaTCATTGTACCAGTTATTAGTGGTGTAGCTGCTATAGTAGCTGCTATATCCTATTTGTCCATGGAGTAG